One segment of uncultured Tolumonas sp. DNA contains the following:
- a CDS encoding flagellar hook-basal body complex protein produces the protein MSIYSIGLSGLQASSEDLDAISQNISNSSTAGYKSIDTSFSASYSGSTASGVSVAGTTQSFDEEGDLVSTDNSLDVAISGTGFFILDNGDGSYAYTRAGSFSMDSNYNIVASNGMNLEGYGVDDDGNIISGILTNLSVDSSIPAEATSTITQTANLNADATTIDTTSSTYTFDASDGTTYNYSVTSSVYDSQGSTHTLSEYFVKTGDNTWSVYYTLDGSTVTDSTGATQVDTLSFDTDGALTSPTSALSVSATQTGVDTLSISIPVTDITQYATSFSSTTDPDGYAAGNYSSVSIDDDGSVYATYDNGETVLQGQIALASFVNPNGLDAADGTVWYATSASGAATIGIAGSGSLGTLTSGSYENSNVDVSSELVDLMTAQQVYQANAKVLSAADDLASVLFNTF, from the coding sequence ATGTCTATTTACAGCATTGGTTTAAGCGGCTTGCAAGCATCGTCAGAAGATCTGGATGCCATCAGTCAGAACATCTCCAACTCCAGTACCGCCGGTTATAAATCGATTGATACCTCATTTTCTGCCTCTTACAGCGGCAGCACTGCCAGTGGGGTCAGTGTGGCTGGCACCACTCAATCGTTTGATGAGGAGGGCGATCTGGTTTCCACTGATAACAGCTTGGATGTCGCCATTTCTGGCACTGGCTTTTTTATTCTGGATAACGGCGATGGCTCTTACGCTTATACCCGCGCCGGTTCATTTTCGATGGACAGCAATTACAACATCGTGGCCAGCAATGGCATGAATTTGGAAGGTTACGGTGTGGATGATGACGGTAATATCATTTCCGGCATTCTGACCAATCTGTCGGTTGATAGTTCCATTCCAGCCGAAGCAACCAGCACTATTACACAAACCGCCAATCTAAATGCCGATGCCACCACCATCGACACCACCAGTAGCACTTACACCTTTGATGCATCAGATGGCACCACCTACAACTATTCCGTCACCAGCAGTGTGTATGATTCGCAAGGTTCCACACATACGTTATCGGAATATTTTGTCAAAACCGGCGATAACACCTGGTCGGTGTATTACACCCTTGATGGCAGCACCGTCACCGATAGTACGGGCGCTACGCAGGTTGATACGCTGAGCTTTGATACCGACGGCGCACTGACGTCACCAACCAGTGCGTTGAGCGTGTCAGCCACCCAGACTGGGGTAGATACCCTGTCTATTTCCATTCCCGTAACCGACATCACCCAATACGCCACCAGCTTCAGTTCCACCACTGACCCTGACGGTTATGCCGCGGGGAATTACTCCAGCGTCAGTATTGATGACGACGGTTCGGTTTATGCCACCTACGACAATGGGGAAACTGTGCTGCAAGGTCAGATCGCCTTAGCCAGTTTTGTGAACCCTAATGGTCTGGATGCAGCAGACGGCACCGTTTGGTATGCCACATCCGCTTCGGGTGCCGCCACTATCGGCATTGCGGGCAGTGGTTCGTTAGGCACACTAACCTCCGGCTCTTATGAAAATTCTAACGTCGATGTCAGCTCTGAATTGGTTGATCTGATGACCGCCCAGCAGGTGTATCAGGCCAATGCCAAGGTGTTATCGGCAGCCGATGATTTGGCCTCTGTGTTGTTTAACACCTTCTAA
- the flgC gene encoding flagellar basal body rod protein FlgC, which produces MSFSEIYNIAGSAMQAQTTRLDTVASNLANADSIASSAEGAYHALHPVFSAVYQTALGSSSDDITGAQVSTDGVVADSNAVERRYEPDNPLADGDGYIYASNVDTVQEMADMMSASRSYESSVEVLKRVNSMQSGLLNLGQTS; this is translated from the coding sequence ATGTCATTTTCTGAAATTTATAACATCGCTGGCAGTGCCATGCAGGCACAAACCACACGGCTGGATACGGTCGCTTCCAATCTGGCCAACGCCGACAGCATTGCCAGCTCGGCAGAGGGCGCCTATCACGCCTTACATCCGGTCTTTTCGGCAGTCTATCAAACTGCACTGGGTAGCAGCAGTGACGACATCACGGGGGCACAAGTGTCTACCGATGGTGTGGTGGCCGACAGCAACGCCGTTGAACGTCGTTATGAACCCGATAACCCGCTGGCCGATGGCGATGGTTATATCTACGCCTCGAATGTCGACACCGTGCAAGAGATGGCCGACATGATGAGTGCATCGCGCAGTTATGAAAGTTCCGTCGAAGTGTTAAAGCGCGTGAACAGTATGCAAAGCGGCTTACTCAATCTCGGTCAGACCAGCTAA
- the flgF gene encoding flagellar basal-body rod protein FlgF, which produces MEKAIYTAMSGAEHALQAQQIHANNLANAGTTGFRADFERVQAYQLQGDTLGARVLAQELPGGTNFSTGALSETGRSLDVAIQGSGYLTVATPEGGEAYTRAGDLTVNADGRLTLHGSAVMGEGGEIEVPDYRDIKIGQDGTVSITPAGSGAQQVVGKLKLVNPDPSLLTKNTQGLLQLTDGSQAAADTNVQLESGFLEGSNVNPIDELISSMSLTRSFELQVKLMESSDSQAKQGNELISG; this is translated from the coding sequence ATGGAAAAAGCGATCTACACCGCCATGTCGGGAGCTGAGCATGCATTGCAGGCACAGCAGATCCACGCGAACAATCTGGCGAACGCCGGCACTACCGGTTTTCGTGCAGATTTCGAACGGGTGCAGGCTTACCAGCTACAAGGCGACACGCTGGGCGCACGCGTGCTGGCACAAGAGTTACCCGGCGGCACCAATTTCAGCACCGGCGCACTGAGTGAAACGGGCCGCAGTCTGGATGTGGCCATTCAAGGCAGCGGTTATCTGACCGTCGCGACGCCAGAGGGCGGTGAAGCCTACACGCGGGCCGGTGATCTGACCGTGAATGCCGATGGCCGATTAACGTTACATGGCAGCGCAGTAATGGGTGAAGGCGGCGAAATTGAAGTGCCCGATTATCGCGATATCAAGATCGGTCAAGACGGCACCGTCTCTATCACCCCCGCTGGTAGCGGCGCACAGCAGGTGGTGGGCAAACTCAAATTGGTCAACCCCGACCCCAGTTTGCTGACAAAAAACACGCAAGGGCTGTTGCAGCTCACTGACGGCAGTCAGGCGGCGGCTGACACCAACGTGCAGTTGGAATCGGGCTTTCTGGAAGGTTCTAACGTCAACCCGATTGATGAATTGATCAGCAGTATGTCACTGACCCGCAGCTTTGAATTGCAGGTCAAACTGATGGAAAGCAGCGATTCACAAGCCAAACAGGGCAATGAACTGATCAGCGGTTAA
- a CDS encoding flagellar hook capping FlgD N-terminal domain-containing protein: MTTSVTSSTSSTSTTSSSNTVSSSSSTSDDLEVQFIDLLVAEIQNQDPTDPLDASEYVSQLSQLSMVQSLDSLNTSQTTTNSELTEMSLLAASNLVGQTVTTPASSVTLDADGSVSGQVTLDSAADSVTVYLYDSSGNVVDQSTTTSAEAGSVAFDFTGLTAGTYTLSATATTSGTTSDLTTYVNETVDKVSLSDDSVQLDVAGVGTVDLSDILGVSNG; the protein is encoded by the coding sequence ATGACCACCAGCGTAACGTCATCCACCTCTAGCACCAGCACCACCAGCAGCTCGAATACGGTTTCCAGCAGCAGTTCAACGTCTGACGATCTGGAAGTCCAGTTTATCGATCTGCTGGTTGCGGAGATCCAAAATCAAGATCCGACTGATCCGCTGGATGCCAGTGAATATGTCAGCCAATTGTCGCAACTCAGTATGGTGCAAAGCCTCGATAGCTTGAATACGTCGCAAACCACCACCAACAGTGAGCTGACTGAGATGAGCTTACTGGCGGCGTCGAATCTGGTCGGGCAAACCGTTACCACCCCCGCCAGCAGCGTCACGCTCGATGCTGATGGCTCGGTATCTGGTCAGGTGACCTTAGACAGTGCCGCCGACAGCGTGACGGTCTATTTGTATGACAGCAGTGGCAATGTGGTGGATCAATCCACCACCACCAGCGCTGAAGCCGGTTCAGTCGCGTTTGATTTTACTGGCCTAACTGCGGGTACTTACACCTTGAGTGCCACGGCAACCACCAGCGGCACCACCAGCGATCTGACTACCTATGTGAATGAAACCGTCGATAAAGTGTCGTTATCGGATGACAGCGTGCAACTCGATGTCGCTGGTGTCGGCACGGTCGATCTCTCCGACATTCTCGGCGTCTCTAACGGCTAA